The DNA sequence GCCGGCCACGGATATCTTCAAGGGCTGGCTGGACATGGACGAGCAGGGCTACATCAAGCACAAGCCGGACAGCACCTGGACCAACGTGCCCGGCGTGTTCGTGGCCGGCGATGCCGCCGACAAGGTGTACCGCCAGGCCGTGACCAGCGCGGGCACCGGCTGCATGGCCGCGCTGGACGCCGAGCGCTGGCTGGCGGCACAGGGCAGGCATTGACCGTTCAGTGCTCCACCAGGTGCAGCTCCCACGGCCCTATGCCTGTGAGTTGCAGTTCGCTGTCCTCCATGAACCACACATAGTGGTGGCTGTGCAGCGGGTTCAGGTAGAAGCTGCCGGGGCCGAAGGTGGCCATCTCCGCCTCGTTGACATGATCGCCGAAACCCACGCGCACCAGGCCAGAGAGCACGGTGACGCGTTCATCGCGCGGATGCCAATGCGGTGCCAGGCGGGTGCCCGCCGGGATCCGGAGCCGCATGGTGAAGAAGCCCTCCCGCGCCGGATGTCCTTCCAACAGCAGCATGCGCGTGCCCGGTGGAAGCGTGGCCGGAGCGTCCTGCCAGACCCCATCCTCCGCAGGGACCTGGATGGCACCC is a window from the Flavobacteriales bacterium genome containing:
- a CDS encoding cupin domain-containing protein: MTRHHMFGSGSKAFGLAVLLAMPAAVLGQGRDLPPGAIQVPAEDGVWQDAPATLPPGTRMLLLEGHPAREGFFTMRLRIPAGTRLAPHWHPRDERVTVLSGLVRVGFGDHVNEAEMATFGPGSFYLNPLHSHHYVWFMEDSELQLTGIGPWELHLVEH